CCAAGCGTTTGCGAGTCGAGACGCGCGCCTCACCTGTCGCTTCCCGCAGTCCTTCCAAGCGTCTGCCGGGCCGGTAATTGCTTCCGCCATGCAGCATTGTTTCCCGTCGATCATCCCATCTGCATTGCTTGCAGAAACCAAAGATGGTTCAGGACAAGCCCGCCCCGCCGCCTGCCCTCTGCGTGAGCAGAGCAATTTGGGCCTAAGCTGCAATCCGCACGGGGAGAGCGGAATAGCCGTGCACGAAGTTAGATGCAATCCGCTCGGGTTCGCCGACAACCTCGCACCCCAATTGCGCAGACAAAATCTCTTCCCAGAGGACTCTCAACTGAAGTTCCGCAAGATGTCGACCAAGACAGCGATGGATGCCGAATCCGAACGAGAGATGCTGCCTCACATTTTTGCGGTCGATCATGAAATTGTCGGCGCCGTCAATAATCTCTTCGTCCCTGTTACCGGAGATGTACCACATGACGACCTTGTCGCCTTTCCTGATCTGTTTTCCGCCTATGATGCTGTCGATCGCGGCGGTACGGCGCATATGTGCGATTGGCGTCTGGTACCGAATAATCTCGGACACGGCGCTTGAGATTAGCTTGGGATTGTCAATTAGCTTTTGCAGCTCGGAGGGATATTGACTCATGAACAGGAGGCCTCCGGTAATTGAGTTGCGCGTGGTGTCGTTTCCCCCAACGATCAGCAGAATCAGATTTCCGAGAAACTCGCTCGGCTCCATCTGGCGTGTGACGGGCGAATGCGCCATCAGGGAAATCAAATCGAGGCGCGGCTCGGCATTGATGCGCTCGTTCCAAAGCCGGGTGAAATACTCCAGGCACTCGGACAAGATGGTGCTTCGCCTGTCCCAGCTGTCGATTGCATGGCCTGCTTTCGGAGCTGTAACAGCAACGTCTGACCAATAGGTCAGCAGTCGCCGATCCTCAAATGGAAAGTCGAACAGCGTGGCGAGCATTTGCGTCGTCAACTCTATGGACACCATGTCCACCCAGTTAAAGGCCTCATTGCGCGGCAAGCCCGCGAGAATCGCCCTGACCCGAGACCGGATCAAGCTTTCGAGCTTCGTCAAGCTTTCCGGTCCGACGATCGGGCTCACGGTATTGCGCTGCTCGGCGTGCTTGGGAGGCCCCATCTTGATGAAGCTCGGGGTCCAGTGCTCGCCAGGCACGTCGACAATAGTGACACCTTGTTCGGACGAGAACGCTTTGTGGTTTGTGTCGACGGCTACGATATCCCGGTATTTCGTCACGGACCAATATGGACCATGAGCACTGTCTTGACAGTAGTGAACGGGATCTTCCTTTCGCAACCGCTCAAAGCAAGCCCACATGCTGTCGTCTTGAAAGCGCTTGCCGTCGCTTACATCCAGCTTACTGAGCGGGATAACACACGAATCCTCAGCCCTATAATCTTCCGATCGCCTTGTCATGATCATCTCTGCAGATTCTGCTCTCGAGAGTTTACGGCGTGGTGCGATTCGTCGCCTTCGAGCTGCCGCAGCGCTCGGCTGCGACGGGCCGCTCGACCAGGCTACCTCACAGTGCAACCAGCCTCGCCCTACCATGTCGGGCAGTAAGGATCGCATTGACTTTCCAAGTCGATGTACTCAATGGATCAATGAGTGCTCTCAGCGCTGGTTAGAGATGGCTATGCGTTCGAGGCAACATCAAGCCGAGTACACCTTCATAAGGTGACGCTCGCTTTGGGATACGGCCGGAACGGATAGCTTTCTCAAGGTCATGGATGAATAATCGTCTGGCTAGGACTGTTCAGGCAGATCGATCCAGATATCCGAAGGACCCTTCACGAGAGTATCTTGATCTGGAACGTAGATATTATCGAAGATCCTGAGACCATGAGCCGTTGCCGCTCCAAA
This is a stretch of genomic DNA from Bradyrhizobium sp. CB2312. It encodes these proteins:
- a CDS encoding cytochrome P450; this encodes MTRRSEDYRAEDSCVIPLSKLDVSDGKRFQDDSMWACFERLRKEDPVHYCQDSAHGPYWSVTKYRDIVAVDTNHKAFSSEQGVTIVDVPGEHWTPSFIKMGPPKHAEQRNTVSPIVGPESLTKLESLIRSRVRAILAGLPRNEAFNWVDMVSIELTTQMLATLFDFPFEDRRLLTYWSDVAVTAPKAGHAIDSWDRRSTILSECLEYFTRLWNERINAEPRLDLISLMAHSPVTRQMEPSEFLGNLILLIVGGNDTTRNSITGGLLFMSQYPSELQKLIDNPKLISSAVSEIIRYQTPIAHMRRTAAIDSIIGGKQIRKGDKVVMWYISGNRDEEIIDGADNFMIDRKNVRQHLSFGFGIHRCLGRHLAELQLRVLWEEILSAQLGCEVVGEPERIASNFVHGYSALPVRIAA